One Streptomyces hundungensis DNA segment encodes these proteins:
- a CDS encoding DUF1330 domain-containing protein, whose protein sequence is MTAYAIANLRPAGGRPPHEDVFVYMERIQATLDPFGGRFLVHNAPLEVREGEWPHALVIIEFPAIEEARAWYDSPAYQALIPLRADHIPGDLILVDGVAPGYDPARTAAALRASA, encoded by the coding sequence ATGACCGCCTACGCCATCGCCAACCTCCGCCCGGCCGGCGGCCGTCCGCCGCACGAGGACGTCTTCGTGTACATGGAGCGCATCCAGGCCACGCTGGACCCGTTCGGGGGCCGTTTCCTGGTCCACAACGCGCCGCTGGAGGTCCGCGAGGGCGAGTGGCCCCACGCGCTGGTGATCATCGAGTTCCCGGCGATCGAGGAGGCCCGCGCCTGGTACGACTCACCGGCCTACCAGGCCCTGATCCCCCTGCGCGCCGACCACATCCCCGGCGACCTGATCCTGGTGGACGGGGTCGCCCCGGGGTACGACCCGGCACGGACGGCCGCGGCGCTGCGGGCGTCGGCGTAG
- a CDS encoding helix-turn-helix transcriptional regulator, with product MDQRAELSEFLRSRRARLKPEDVGLPDHGRRRRVPGLRREELAQLAGVSVAYYTRLEQGNAQNVSVEVLEAIGRALRLNDIEHDHLSHLAKGKTKKKRASACRPQQVRPALQQLIDAMEGVPAYIIGRRLDILGWNRMAAALFGDMGQLPSRERNMARHVFLDPAARSLYADWHSKAVDVVSVLRLCAGCYPDDPQLTALVGELSVKSEEFRALWAAHTVADKGHGVKRLHHPVVGELTLAYETLKLPDAHDLSLVTFHAEPGSTSEESLRLLGSWSAEQPVRT from the coding sequence ATGGACCAGCGCGCCGAACTCAGCGAATTCCTCCGCTCCCGCCGGGCCCGGCTGAAGCCGGAAGACGTGGGGCTGCCCGACCACGGGCGGCGCCGCAGGGTGCCGGGCCTGCGCCGGGAGGAGCTGGCGCAGCTGGCCGGGGTCTCGGTGGCGTACTACACACGGCTTGAGCAGGGCAACGCGCAGAACGTGTCCGTGGAGGTCCTGGAGGCGATCGGGCGGGCGCTGCGTCTGAACGACATCGAGCACGACCACCTCAGCCATCTCGCCAAGGGCAAGACGAAGAAGAAGCGCGCCTCGGCCTGTCGGCCCCAGCAGGTGCGTCCGGCGCTTCAGCAGCTGATCGACGCGATGGAGGGCGTGCCCGCGTACATCATCGGGCGGCGCCTCGACATCCTCGGCTGGAACCGGATGGCTGCGGCCCTCTTCGGCGACATGGGTCAACTGCCGTCCCGGGAGCGGAACATGGCGCGCCATGTCTTCCTCGACCCGGCGGCGCGCTCGCTGTACGCGGACTGGCACAGCAAGGCCGTCGACGTGGTGAGCGTGCTGCGGCTGTGCGCGGGCTGCTACCCCGACGATCCCCAACTGACCGCGCTGGTGGGTGAGTTGTCGGTCAAGAGCGAGGAGTTCCGGGCCCTGTGGGCGGCACACACCGTCGCCGACAAGGGTCATGGCGTCAAGCGGCTGCACCATCCGGTGGTGGGCGAGCTGACGCTCGCGTACGAGACCCTGAAGCTTCCCGACGCGCACGACCTGTCGCTGGTCACCTTCCACGCGGAGCCGGGCTCGACGTCCGAGGAGTCGCTGCGGCTGCTCGGCAGTTGGAGTGCCGAGCAGCCGGTGCGTACCTGA
- a CDS encoding DUF4291 domain-containing protein, with translation MEDRATPQRQIRALHTQSTVTVYQAYDPALGLPAARDGRFPAGWKRERMTWVKPSFLWMMYRSGWGTKEGQRTVLAVEIRRDGFDWALAHACLSHYERATHGEQAAWKRELRRAPARVQWDPERDLRLQALPYRSLQLGLAGEAVRRYADEWVVDIRDVTPLAHRVHALVGDGRLDAARALLPAERVYAGPPVNA, from the coding sequence ATGGAAGACCGTGCCACGCCCCAGCGTCAGATCCGCGCCCTGCACACGCAGTCCACCGTCACCGTCTATCAGGCGTACGACCCGGCGCTCGGACTTCCGGCCGCACGCGACGGGCGGTTTCCGGCGGGGTGGAAACGGGAGCGGATGACGTGGGTCAAGCCGTCGTTCCTGTGGATGATGTACCGCTCGGGGTGGGGGACCAAGGAGGGCCAGCGGACCGTGCTCGCCGTCGAGATACGGCGGGACGGGTTCGACTGGGCGTTGGCGCACGCCTGTCTGTCGCACTACGAGCGGGCCACCCACGGTGAACAGGCCGCCTGGAAGCGGGAGTTGAGGCGGGCGCCCGCCCGGGTGCAGTGGGACCCCGAGCGGGATCTGCGGCTCCAGGCACTGCCGTACCGCTCGTTGCAGCTCGGCCTCGCCGGCGAGGCGGTGCGGCGGTACGCGGACGAGTGGGTCGTCGACATCCGCGATGTGACCCCGCTCGCCCACCGCGTCCACGCGCTCGTGGGGGACGGCCGGCTCGACGCCGCCCGCGCCCTGCTACCCGCCGAGCGGGTCTATGCCGGGCCGCCGGTCAATGCGTGA
- a CDS encoding enoyl-CoA hydratase/isomerase family protein, which produces MAEQRFGEFVVVRREGYVAELVLDRPKAMNAVSTEMARSIAAACEALGADRDARVTVVSSTNERAFCVGADLKERNSFSDAELVRQRPTARAAYTGVLELPMPTVAAVHGFALGGGFELALACDVIVADATAVVGLPEVSVGVIPGGGGTQLLPRRVGAARAAELVFTARRVEAVEARELGLVDVLAEDARTEALALAGRMAANSPVGLRAAKRAMRLGHGLDLRAGLEVEDAAWRSVAFSGDRAEGVAAFNEKRKPAWPGE; this is translated from the coding sequence ATGGCCGAGCAGCGGTTCGGGGAGTTCGTCGTCGTACGGCGCGAGGGGTATGTCGCCGAGCTGGTGCTCGACCGGCCCAAGGCCATGAACGCCGTGTCCACGGAGATGGCCCGCTCCATCGCCGCCGCCTGCGAGGCGCTCGGCGCCGACCGCGACGCCCGGGTGACCGTGGTGAGCTCGACGAACGAGCGGGCCTTCTGTGTCGGCGCGGACCTGAAGGAGCGCAACTCCTTCAGCGACGCCGAGCTCGTACGCCAGCGCCCGACCGCCCGCGCCGCCTACACCGGCGTGCTCGAACTGCCCATGCCGACGGTGGCCGCCGTGCACGGCTTCGCGCTCGGCGGCGGCTTCGAGCTCGCGCTCGCCTGCGATGTGATCGTGGCGGACGCCACCGCCGTGGTCGGCCTGCCCGAGGTGTCGGTCGGCGTCATCCCCGGCGGCGGCGGTACGCAGCTCCTGCCGCGCCGGGTCGGCGCCGCCCGCGCCGCCGAGCTGGTCTTCACCGCGCGGCGCGTCGAGGCCGTCGAGGCAAGGGAGTTGGGGCTCGTCGACGTCCTGGCCGAGGACGCCCGCACCGAGGCGCTCGCGCTGGCCGGGCGCATGGCGGCCAACTCGCCCGTCGGGCTGCGCGCGGCCAAGCGGGCGATGCGGCTCGGCCACGGCCTCGACCTGCGGGCCGGCCTGGAGGTCGAGGACGCGGCGTGGCGGTCGGTGGCGTTCTCCGGGGACCGGGCGGAGGGTGTGGCGGCGTTCAACGAGAAGCGGAAGCCGGCCTGGCCCGGGGAGTGA
- a CDS encoding L,D-transpeptidase — translation MEKRVKTESKRRKQGLAAACAVLGGVLVLSACNGDGDKGAKADSSSSSQAAADKAAEKDTSDAKITITPKNGADNVGINSDTKVTVADGKLTDVTLTSADGVKVAGKISADGLSWAPDKALKRSVKYQITATAADAKGRQAHENASFTTVSPKNSFIGSFTPEDGSTVGVGMPVSINFDKAITNKKGVQAKISVSSSSGQEVVGHWFGAQRLDFRPQEYWKENSTVTMKMDLDGVEASNGITGVQEKTVTFKIGRNQVSTVDANTHTMTVTQDGKVVKTIPISAGSPEHPTYNGQMVISEKYKETRMNGATVGFTDDDGKGEYDIKDVPHAMRLSASGTFIHGNYWGAKSIFGSANTSHGCVGLSDTKGAGDDGTMAAWFYNNSITGDVVVIKNSHDKTVQPDNGLNGWNMSWDQWKAGSAV, via the coding sequence ATGGAGAAGCGTGTGAAGACGGAGAGTAAGCGGCGCAAGCAGGGTCTCGCGGCGGCGTGCGCGGTGCTCGGCGGCGTACTGGTCCTTTCTGCCTGCAACGGCGACGGCGACAAGGGCGCCAAGGCCGACAGCTCGTCGTCGTCGCAGGCGGCGGCGGACAAGGCCGCCGAGAAGGACACCTCGGACGCCAAGATCACCATCACGCCGAAGAACGGCGCCGACAACGTCGGCATCAACAGCGACACCAAGGTCACCGTCGCCGACGGCAAGCTGACCGATGTGACGCTGACCTCCGCCGACGGCGTCAAGGTGGCCGGGAAGATATCCGCCGACGGCCTCAGCTGGGCGCCCGACAAGGCCCTCAAGCGCTCCGTGAAGTACCAGATCACCGCGACCGCGGCGGACGCCAAGGGGCGCCAGGCGCACGAGAACGCCTCCTTCACCACCGTCTCCCCGAAGAACAGCTTCATAGGCAGCTTCACGCCCGAGGACGGTTCCACCGTCGGCGTCGGCATGCCGGTGTCGATCAACTTCGACAAGGCGATCACCAACAAGAAGGGCGTCCAGGCCAAGATCTCCGTCTCCTCCAGCAGCGGCCAGGAGGTCGTCGGGCACTGGTTCGGCGCGCAGCGCCTCGACTTCCGCCCGCAGGAGTACTGGAAGGAGAACTCGACCGTCACCATGAAGATGGACCTGGACGGCGTCGAGGCCTCCAACGGGATCACCGGCGTCCAGGAGAAGACGGTCACCTTCAAGATCGGCCGCAACCAGGTCTCCACCGTGGACGCGAACACCCACACCATGACCGTCACCCAGGACGGCAAGGTCGTGAAGACCATCCCGATCTCCGCGGGATCCCCCGAACACCCCACGTACAACGGTCAGATGGTGATCTCCGAGAAGTACAAGGAGACCCGGATGAACGGTGCGACGGTCGGGTTCACGGACGACGACGGCAAGGGCGAGTACGACATCAAGGACGTGCCGCACGCCATGCGCCTGTCCGCGTCCGGCACCTTCATCCACGGCAACTACTGGGGCGCCAAGTCCATCTTCGGCAGCGCCAACACCAGCCACGGCTGCGTCGGCCTGTCCGACACCAAGGGCGCGGGCGACGACGGCACCATGGCCGCCTGGTTCTACAACAACTCGATCACCGGTGACGTGGTCGTCATCAAGAACTCCCACGACAAGACGGTCCAGCCCGACAACGGCCTCAACGGCTGGAACATGAGCTGGGACCAGTGGAAGGCCGGCTCCGCCGTCTGA
- a CDS encoding biotin--[acetyl-CoA-carboxylase] ligase codes for MTPPDASDSRWSDLDRPPLNATALRRALLRPDALWTSLDVVTATGSTNSDLAAKADGLAEGAVLVAEEQTAGRGRLDRRWSAPARSGLFFSVLLKPGASVPVERWGWLPLLTGVAVAGGLARAAGVETALKWPNDLLVTVDGAERKAGGILAERAGADGVVVGIGLNVTLRADELPVPGAGSLALAGAVSTDRDTLLRAVLRSIEEWYASWRTASGDPAACGLHEAYAAACATLGRTVRAELPGGQSVEGEAVAVDGDGRLVLATGEGVQRPVAAGDIVHLRPAAS; via the coding sequence ATGACACCCCCGGACGCTTCCGACAGCCGCTGGTCCGACCTGGACCGGCCGCCCCTGAACGCCACCGCGCTGCGCCGCGCCCTGCTGCGCCCGGACGCGCTGTGGACCTCCCTGGACGTGGTCACGGCGACCGGCTCCACCAACTCCGACCTCGCGGCGAAGGCGGACGGGCTCGCCGAGGGCGCGGTCCTGGTCGCCGAGGAGCAGACCGCGGGGCGCGGGCGCCTGGACCGCCGCTGGTCCGCGCCGGCCCGCTCCGGGCTCTTCTTCTCCGTCCTGCTGAAGCCCGGCGCCTCGGTGCCGGTGGAGCGGTGGGGCTGGCTGCCGCTGCTCACCGGGGTCGCGGTCGCGGGCGGTCTCGCGCGGGCCGCGGGCGTCGAGACGGCACTGAAATGGCCCAACGACCTCCTGGTCACGGTGGACGGGGCGGAGCGCAAGGCGGGCGGGATCCTCGCCGAGCGGGCCGGCGCGGACGGCGTCGTCGTCGGCATCGGCCTCAATGTGACGCTGCGCGCCGACGAACTGCCCGTGCCCGGCGCGGGCTCCCTCGCCCTCGCGGGAGCGGTCTCCACCGACCGCGACACCCTGCTGCGGGCGGTGCTGCGCTCGATCGAGGAGTGGTACGCCTCGTGGCGTACGGCGTCGGGAGACCCGGCCGCCTGCGGGCTGCACGAGGCGTACGCGGCGGCCTGCGCGACGCTGGGCCGCACCGTACGGGCCGAGCTGCCCGGAGGCCAGTCGGTGGAGGGCGAGGCGGTCGCGGTGGACGGGGACGGGCGTTTGGTCCTGGCCACCGGGGAAGGTGTCCAGCGGCCGGTGGCCGCGGGGGACATCGTGCACCTGCGCCCGGCCGCGTCCTGA
- a CDS encoding adenylate/guanylate cyclase domain-containing protein — MTVDETRSGADAGSGPGDTPGGSGTPAQAAPSAYPTPHHAVDHTAEPTDDPLAIRLEQLILGADRRYTPFQAARTAGVSMELASRFWRAMGFADIGQAKALTEADVLALRRLAGLVEAGLLSEPMAVQVARSTGQTTARLAEWQIDSFLEGLTEPPEPGMTRTEVTYPLVELLLPELEEFLVYVWRRQLAAATGRVVQAADDEEMVDRRLAVGFADLVGFTRLTRRLEEEELGELVEAFETTAADLVAAHGGRLIKTLGDEVLFAADDAGTAAEISLRLIETMAGDETMPALRVGIAFGTVTTRMGDVFGTTVNLASRLTSIAPKDAVLVDGAFAEELARTGDAPVSEAQAAQDALAAEKEGEDFPPPAKYRFALQPMWQRPVRGLGVVEPWLLRRREVPNLS; from the coding sequence GTGACCGTCGACGAGACACGGTCCGGTGCGGACGCCGGAAGCGGCCCCGGCGACACCCCGGGCGGCTCCGGCACCCCGGCACAGGCCGCGCCCTCCGCGTACCCGACGCCGCACCACGCCGTCGACCACACCGCCGAGCCCACCGACGACCCGCTCGCCATCCGCCTGGAGCAGCTCATCCTCGGCGCCGACCGGCGCTACACGCCCTTCCAGGCGGCCCGTACCGCGGGCGTCTCCATGGAGCTGGCGTCCCGGTTCTGGCGGGCCATGGGGTTCGCCGACATCGGGCAGGCCAAGGCGCTCACCGAGGCCGACGTGCTGGCCCTGCGCCGGCTCGCCGGACTCGTCGAGGCGGGGCTGCTCAGCGAGCCGATGGCGGTGCAGGTCGCGCGCTCCACCGGGCAGACCACCGCCCGGCTGGCCGAATGGCAGATCGATTCTTTTCTGGAGGGCCTGACCGAGCCCCCCGAGCCGGGCATGACCCGCACCGAGGTCACCTACCCCCTGGTCGAGCTGCTCCTGCCCGAGCTGGAGGAGTTCCTCGTCTACGTGTGGCGGCGCCAGCTGGCCGCCGCCACCGGGCGCGTGGTGCAGGCCGCCGACGACGAGGAGATGGTGGACCGCCGTCTCGCGGTGGGCTTCGCCGACCTCGTCGGCTTCACCCGGCTCACCCGGCGCCTGGAGGAGGAGGAGCTCGGCGAGCTCGTCGAGGCTTTCGAGACGACCGCCGCCGACCTGGTCGCGGCGCACGGCGGGCGGCTGATCAAGACGCTGGGCGACGAGGTCCTGTTCGCCGCGGACGACGCGGGCACGGCCGCCGAGATCTCGCTGCGGCTGATCGAGACCATGGCCGGCGACGAGACGATGCCCGCCCTGCGGGTGGGCATCGCGTTCGGCACCGTCACGACCCGCATGGGCGACGTGTTCGGCACCACCGTCAACCTGGCCAGCCGCCTCACCTCCATAGCCCCGAAGGACGCCGTCCTGGTCGACGGGGCGTTCGCGGAGGAGCTGGCCCGCACCGGGGACGCACCCGTCTCCGAGGCGCAGGCCGCGCAGGACGCGCTGGCCGCCGAGAAGGAGGGCGAGGACTTCCCGCCCCCAGCGAAGTACCGCTTCGCGCTCCAGCCCATGTGGCAGCGCCCGGTGCGCGGCCTCGGGGTGGTGGAGCCCTGGCTCCTGCGCCGGCGCGAGGTCCCGAACCTCTCCTAG
- the hutH gene encoding histidine ammonia-lyase, with product MHTVVVGTSGTTPEDVIAVARHNAKVELSAEALAALARAREIVDALAAKPEPVYGVSTGFGALASRHISPELRAQLQRNIVRSHAAGMGPRVEREVVRALMFLRLKTVASGHTGVRPSVAQTMADVLNAGITPVVHEYGSLGCSGDLAPLSHCALTLMGEGDAEGPDGVVKPAGELLAAAGITPVELREKEGLALLNGTDGMLGMLCMAIADLKKLYTSADITAALTLEALLGTEKVLAPELHAIRPHPGQGASAANMLAVLKDSGLTGHFQEEEAPRVQDAYSVRCAPQVNGAGRDTIAYALTVAERELASAVDNPVVLPDGRVESNGNFHGAPVAYVLDFLAIVAADLASIAERRTDRLLDKNRSHGLPPFLADDAGVDSGLMIAQYTQAALVSEMKRLAVPASADSIPSSAMQEDHVSMGWSAARKLRTAVDNLTRVIAVELYAATRGIELRKGLTPAPASQAVIAAARAAGVQGPGPDRFLAPDLAAADAFVREGKLVAAVEPVTGPLA from the coding sequence ATGCACACTGTCGTGGTGGGGACCTCCGGGACCACCCCCGAGGACGTCATCGCCGTGGCCCGCCACAACGCGAAGGTAGAGCTCTCCGCAGAGGCCCTCGCCGCCCTGGCCCGCGCCCGCGAGATCGTCGACGCCCTGGCCGCCAAGCCGGAGCCGGTGTACGGCGTCTCCACCGGCTTCGGCGCGCTCGCCTCCCGGCACATCAGCCCCGAACTCCGCGCCCAGCTCCAGCGCAACATCGTGCGCTCGCACGCCGCCGGCATGGGCCCGCGCGTGGAGCGCGAGGTCGTGCGCGCCCTGATGTTCCTGCGCCTGAAGACCGTCGCCTCCGGACACACCGGCGTCCGCCCCTCCGTCGCCCAGACCATGGCCGACGTGCTCAACGCGGGCATCACCCCCGTCGTCCACGAGTACGGCTCGCTCGGCTGCTCCGGCGACCTCGCGCCGCTCTCGCACTGCGCCCTGACCCTGATGGGCGAGGGCGACGCCGAGGGCCCCGACGGCGTGGTGAAGCCCGCCGGCGAGCTGCTCGCCGCGGCCGGCATCACCCCCGTCGAGCTGCGCGAGAAGGAGGGCCTCGCCCTCCTCAACGGCACCGACGGTATGCTCGGCATGCTGTGCATGGCCATCGCCGACCTGAAGAAGCTCTACACCTCCGCCGACATCACCGCCGCGCTCACCCTCGAAGCGCTGCTCGGCACCGAGAAGGTGCTCGCCCCCGAGCTGCACGCCATCCGCCCCCACCCCGGCCAGGGCGCCTCCGCCGCCAACATGCTGGCCGTCCTGAAGGACTCGGGTCTGACCGGCCACTTCCAGGAGGAAGAGGCGCCCCGCGTCCAGGACGCGTACTCGGTGCGCTGCGCACCGCAGGTCAACGGCGCGGGCCGCGACACGATCGCGTACGCCCTGACCGTCGCCGAGCGCGAGCTGGCCTCCGCCGTCGACAACCCGGTCGTGCTGCCCGACGGCCGCGTCGAGTCCAACGGCAACTTCCACGGCGCCCCGGTCGCGTACGTCCTGGACTTCCTCGCCATCGTCGCCGCCGACCTCGCCTCGATCGCCGAGCGCCGCACCGACCGCCTCCTCGACAAGAACCGCAGCCACGGCCTGCCGCCGTTCCTCGCCGACGACGCCGGTGTGGACTCGGGCCTGATGATCGCCCAGTACACCCAGGCCGCCCTGGTCAGCGAGATGAAGCGGCTCGCGGTGCCCGCCTCCGCCGACTCCATTCCGTCCTCCGCCATGCAGGAGGACCACGTCTCCATGGGCTGGTCGGCCGCGCGCAAGCTGCGTACCGCCGTCGATAACCTGACCCGCGTCATCGCCGTCGAGCTGTACGCGGCGACCCGTGGCATCGAGCTGCGCAAGGGCCTCACCCCCGCGCCCGCCTCGCAGGCCGTCATCGCCGCGGCCCGCGCCGCCGGCGTCCAGGGCCCCGGGCCGGACCGCTTCCTCGCCCCGGACCTGGCCGCCGCCGACGCCTTCGTACGCGAAGGAAAGCTGGTCGCCGCGGTGGAGCCGGTGACGGGTCCGCTCGCCTGA
- a CDS encoding GGDEF domain-containing protein — MGGEDARLRAVVSLAQAMAAAHTPRESWRAAALGARCALGGNFAALSVWERELGRLRVLVNAGERAHGEEEFPEDETYPVHQFPEITEFLHERWAGGGEPNAWVETAAAPPEGDVGYCHERVTALRRRGRGCCVVAPIVLHGRAWGELYVARPVGVPVFDAADADFATVLASVAAAGIAQTERLEEVRRLAFTDPLTGLANRRAVDMRLDEAVERHRADDSVVSLVVCDLNGLKRVNDTLGHAVGDRLLERFGSVLSLCGAKLPGALSARLGGDEFCLLSVGPGADEVVAVGEELCLRAGELELGEGVACGVASTGDPIGPVVSARRLFRLADAAQYRAKAARSARPVVAGRDGAVLRLAENPPRPPHDRRRFRGRG; from the coding sequence ATGGGTGGAGAGGATGCCCGGCTGCGGGCCGTGGTTTCGCTGGCGCAGGCCATGGCCGCGGCGCATACGCCGCGCGAGTCCTGGCGCGCCGCCGCCCTCGGGGCGCGCTGCGCGCTCGGCGGGAACTTCGCCGCGCTGTCGGTGTGGGAGCGCGAGCTGGGGCGCCTGAGGGTGCTGGTCAACGCGGGCGAACGGGCCCACGGGGAGGAGGAGTTCCCCGAGGACGAGACGTATCCGGTGCACCAGTTCCCCGAGATCACCGAGTTCCTGCACGAGCGCTGGGCGGGCGGCGGCGAACCCAACGCCTGGGTCGAGACGGCCGCCGCGCCGCCCGAGGGTGACGTCGGGTACTGCCACGAACGGGTCACCGCGCTGCGCCGTCGCGGCCGGGGCTGCTGCGTGGTCGCCCCGATCGTGCTCCACGGGCGGGCCTGGGGCGAGCTCTATGTGGCCCGGCCCGTCGGGGTGCCCGTCTTCGACGCGGCCGACGCGGACTTCGCGACCGTCCTCGCCTCGGTCGCGGCGGCAGGGATCGCCCAGACCGAGCGCCTCGAAGAGGTACGCCGCCTCGCCTTCACCGATCCGCTGACCGGGCTCGCCAACCGCCGCGCGGTCGACATGCGCCTCGACGAGGCGGTCGAACGCCACCGCGCCGACGACTCGGTGGTCAGCCTCGTCGTGTGCGACCTGAACGGACTCAAGCGGGTCAACGACACCCTGGGCCACGCGGTGGGCGACCGCCTCCTCGAACGCTTCGGATCGGTCCTCTCCCTCTGCGGGGCCAAGCTGCCGGGCGCGCTGTCCGCGCGGCTCGGCGGCGACGAGTTCTGCCTCCTGTCGGTCGGGCCCGGGGCGGACGAGGTCGTCGCCGTGGGCGAGGAACTCTGCCTGCGCGCGGGGGAGTTGGAGCTCGGGGAGGGGGTCGCGTGCGGGGTGGCCTCGACGGGTGACCCCATCGGCCCGGTCGTCTCGGCGCGCCGCCTGTTCCGCCTCGCGGACGCGGCGCAGTACCGAGCGAAGGCGGCGCGCTCGGCGAGGCCGGTGGTGGCGGGGCGGGACGGGGCGGTCCTGCGCCTCGCGGAAAACCCCCCACGCCCGCCCCACGACCGCCGACGGTTCCGGGGACGCGGCTAG
- a CDS encoding NAD(P)-dependent alcohol dehydrogenase: MTTVAAYAAPAAKAPLERTTIERRPVGPNDVAIEIKYAGICHSDIHQVNEGWGEAIFPMVPGHEIAGVITEVGSAVTAFQVGDRAGVGCFVDSCGKCEACRSGQNQFCSDGVSTYNAIGRDGKPAYGGYSTHIVVDADHTLRIPEGIALDVAAPLLCAGITLYSPLKRWQAGPGKKVAILGLGGLGHMGVKIAHALGAEVTVLSQSLRKKDDGLKLGADHYYATSDETTFERLAGSFDLIVSTVSAPLDLGAYLALLKTGGAFVNVGAPEEPNSLNMFGLIGGNKILAGSMIGGIAETQEMLDFCAEHSLGAEIELIRADQINEAYARVLDSDVRYRFVIDTATI, encoded by the coding sequence ATGACCACCGTCGCCGCCTACGCCGCCCCCGCCGCCAAGGCTCCGCTGGAGCGCACCACCATCGAGCGCCGTCCGGTCGGGCCGAACGACGTGGCTATCGAGATCAAGTACGCCGGTATCTGCCACTCCGACATCCATCAGGTGAACGAGGGCTGGGGCGAGGCCATCTTCCCGATGGTGCCGGGCCACGAGATCGCCGGCGTGATCACCGAGGTCGGCTCGGCCGTCACCGCCTTCCAGGTCGGCGACCGCGCGGGCGTCGGCTGCTTCGTCGACTCCTGCGGGAAGTGTGAGGCCTGCCGGTCGGGCCAGAACCAGTTCTGCTCGGACGGCGTCTCGACGTACAACGCGATCGGCCGGGACGGCAAGCCCGCCTACGGCGGCTACTCCACGCACATCGTCGTGGACGCCGACCACACCCTGCGCATCCCCGAGGGCATCGCGCTGGACGTCGCCGCCCCGCTGCTGTGCGCCGGCATCACCCTGTACTCGCCGCTCAAGCGCTGGCAGGCGGGCCCCGGCAAGAAGGTCGCCATCCTCGGGCTCGGCGGCCTCGGCCACATGGGCGTGAAGATCGCGCACGCGCTCGGCGCCGAGGTGACGGTGCTCAGCCAGTCGCTGCGCAAGAAGGACGACGGCCTCAAGCTGGGCGCAGACCACTACTACGCGACCAGCGACGAGACCACCTTCGAGCGGCTCGCGGGCTCCTTCGACCTCATCGTCTCCACCGTGTCCGCCCCGCTCGACCTGGGCGCCTACCTCGCCCTCCTCAAGACGGGCGGCGCCTTCGTGAACGTGGGCGCCCCCGAGGAGCCGAACTCGCTCAACATGTTCGGCCTCATAGGCGGCAACAAGATCCTCGCCGGTTCGATGATCGGCGGCATCGCGGAGACCCAGGAGATGCTGGACTTCTGCGCCGAGCACTCCCTGGGCGCCGAGATCGAGTTGATCCGCGCCGACCAGATCAACGAGGCGTACGCGCGGGTGCTGGACAGCGACGTCCGCTACCGCTTCGTGATCGACACGGCGACGATCTGA